A region from the Leptolyngbya iicbica LK genome encodes:
- the htpG gene encoding molecular chaperone HtpG produces MATILEKGNISIHTENIFPIIKKWLYSDHEIFLRELISNGVDAIQKLSLLSRSGQYAGEASEPEISIKVDKEAKTLSISDTGLGMTAEEVKKYINQVAFSSAEEFVTKFKESGDANIIGHFGLGFYSSFMVSSEVEIDTLSYQEGAEAVHWRCDGTTEFELSPSERSTVGTTVTLHLLEDEQEYLEPSRIRQLVKTYCDFLPVPIKLDDEVINKHEAPWKQSLNSLSDEEYLEFYRYLYPFQEDPLLWVHLKTDYPFDVNGILYFPKLKPDIDVTKSNIKLFCNQVFVSDNCEEVIPRFLMPLRGVIDSPDIPLNVSRSFLQNDRTVRKISEYIARKVGDSLKGLYRTDLAKYISSWQDLGTFIKFGAMNDDKFKQQVEDFIIFRTTAKLGDEQGEEAAKVEVQTDAGDAWSEVDDQKVPTDANGYYYTNLKDYLERNKERHENRVFYATDEASQATYIALHQSQGLEVLFLDTFIDQHFVTFLEQQYSDVKFSRVDAELDDALLDKDKESEIVDPNTNQTRDEEIKSLFETALNLPKLDVRTEALKTESPDTPPAMVLLPEQTRRMQEMMAMMQQTNAEFPEEHVLLVNTAHPLIKNLSKLKQSTIVQADGSSSPAGDMANLICQHVYDLALMAQKGFDANGMKSFVERSSKLLTQLTEN; encoded by the coding sequence ATGGCGACGATTCTGGAAAAAGGCAACATCAGTATCCATACTGAAAATATTTTCCCCATCATCAAGAAGTGGCTGTATTCAGACCATGAAATCTTCTTACGGGAACTGATTTCTAACGGGGTTGATGCGATTCAAAAGCTGTCTCTGTTATCGCGATCGGGCCAATATGCAGGTGAGGCCAGCGAACCCGAGATTTCCATCAAGGTTGATAAAGAAGCTAAGACCCTGAGCATTTCGGATACGGGGCTCGGCATGACTGCTGAAGAGGTCAAAAAATACATCAACCAGGTGGCCTTCTCCAGTGCCGAGGAATTTGTCACTAAGTTCAAAGAAAGCGGTGACGCCAACATCATCGGCCACTTTGGCTTAGGCTTCTATTCGTCGTTTATGGTGTCGAGCGAGGTGGAGATCGACACCCTCTCCTATCAGGAAGGAGCCGAAGCCGTGCATTGGCGCTGCGATGGCACGACGGAGTTTGAGTTATCCCCCTCGGAGCGATCGACCGTGGGGACGACTGTGACCCTGCACCTGCTGGAAGACGAGCAGGAATACCTGGAACCGTCGCGCATTCGCCAGTTAGTCAAGACCTACTGTGACTTTTTGCCCGTCCCTATCAAGTTGGACGACGAGGTCATCAACAAGCATGAAGCGCCTTGGAAACAGTCTTTGAATAGCCTCAGCGATGAGGAATATCTGGAGTTTTATCGCTACCTCTATCCTTTCCAGGAAGATCCGCTGCTGTGGGTGCACCTCAAGACGGACTATCCCTTTGATGTAAATGGGATTCTCTACTTCCCCAAGCTGAAGCCTGACATTGACGTCACCAAGAGCAACATCAAACTGTTCTGCAATCAGGTATTTGTCAGTGACAACTGCGAAGAGGTGATTCCCCGGTTCTTGATGCCGTTGCGCGGCGTCATCGATAGCCCGGACATTCCCCTCAACGTGTCGCGGAGCTTTTTGCAGAACGATCGCACTGTCCGCAAAATCTCTGAATACATCGCCCGCAAAGTTGGCGACAGCTTAAAGGGACTCTACCGCACTGACCTGGCGAAGTACATCTCGTCCTGGCAAGACCTGGGCACCTTCATCAAGTTCGGCGCGATGAACGATGACAAGTTCAAGCAACAGGTCGAGGACTTCATCATCTTCCGCACGACGGCCAAGCTGGGTGACGAGCAAGGTGAAGAGGCGGCCAAGGTCGAAGTGCAAACCGACGCAGGGGATGCCTGGTCAGAAGTGGATGACCAGAAAGTGCCGACCGACGCGAACGGCTACTACTACACCAACCTCAAGGATTACCTGGAGCGCAATAAAGAGCGGCACGAAAATCGCGTGTTCTACGCCACGGATGAAGCGTCTCAGGCGACTTACATCGCGCTGCACCAGTCCCAAGGGTTGGAGGTGTTGTTCCTCGATACGTTTATCGACCAGCATTTCGTCACCTTCTTGGAGCAGCAATACAGCGATGTGAAGTTCTCGCGGGTGGATGCGGAGCTAGATGACGCGCTACTCGATAAAGATAAAGAGAGCGAAATTGTTGACCCGAATACCAACCAGACTCGTGACGAGGAAATCAAGAGTCTGTTTGAAACGGCGCTCAATTTGCCCAAGTTGGATGTGCGTACTGAAGCCTTAAAGACCGAAAGTCCTGATACGCCGCCAGCGATGGTGCTGTTGCCGGAGCAGACGCGACGGATGCAAGAGATGATGGCGATGATGCAGCAAACCAATGCAGAGTTTCCAGAAGAGCATGTGCTGCTGGTGAATACAGCGCATCCCCTAATCAAAAATCTGTCGAAGCTGAAGCAAAGCACCATTGTGCAAGCGGATGGCAGCAGTTCTCCCGCTGGCGATATGGCGAATCTGATTTGTCAGCATGTCTATGACTTGGCGCTGATGGCCCAAAAAGGCTTTGACGCCAATGGCATGAAATCGTTTGTGGAGCGATCGAGCAAGCTGCTGACTCAGTTAACCGAAAACTAA